A portion of the Adhaeribacter radiodurans genome contains these proteins:
- a CDS encoding LytTR family transcriptional regulator DNA-binding domain-containing protein translates to MNEVETLLNPKAFYRVNRSCICHIKGGQIHSYFNGKLKLDLTLAMDKEVLISRENATDF, encoded by the coding sequence ATGAACGAAGTGGAAACCCTGTTGAACCCGAAAGCTTTTTACCGGGTAAACCGCTCCTGCATCTGCCATATAAAAGGTGGACAAATTCATTCTTACTTTAACGGCAAATTAAAACTCGATTTAACTCTTGCAATGGATAAAGAAGTACTAATAAGCCGCGAAAACGCTACAGATTTTTAA